A window of Halobellus sp. LT62 contains these coding sequences:
- a CDS encoding electron transfer flavoprotein subunit alpha/FixB family protein, whose protein sequence is MVLTLVEHDDGDVDDVSLQALALARDVADQTGESLDAVAFGPEADAVAEQIGAHGVQTLRVVDDDALADYAPEAYGRAVVQCAEELGTEAVIAPGTDRGAETLSHAAAKLDEPMAAEVTEVAVGEAYELTRQRWGGTLIEHSKLTADTNLLTVAANEVSAAETGGDAAAVEAFAPDVDESDLRVQLTEVEESDIEGVPLGEARVVVSGGRGTDGDFSELEALVERVPNAALGSSRAAVNEGWRPHDDQIGQTGAKIAPEIYIPCGISGAVQHMVGCKGAENILAVNTDPEAAIIQKADYAVIADLHEVAPAIAEELEARGHAE, encoded by the coding sequence ATGGTGCTCACACTCGTCGAACACGACGACGGCGACGTCGACGACGTCTCGCTGCAGGCTCTCGCGCTCGCCCGAGACGTCGCCGATCAGACCGGCGAATCGCTCGATGCGGTCGCGTTCGGCCCCGAAGCCGACGCGGTCGCAGAACAAATCGGCGCACACGGCGTCCAGACGCTCCGCGTCGTCGACGACGACGCCCTCGCGGACTACGCGCCGGAGGCGTACGGACGGGCGGTCGTCCAGTGCGCCGAGGAACTCGGCACCGAAGCTGTGATCGCGCCCGGCACCGATCGGGGAGCGGAGACGCTCTCGCACGCGGCCGCGAAGCTCGACGAACCGATGGCCGCGGAGGTCACCGAGGTCGCGGTCGGCGAGGCCTACGAGCTCACCCGCCAGCGATGGGGCGGCACGCTCATCGAGCACTCGAAGCTCACCGCCGACACGAACCTCCTCACGGTCGCGGCCAACGAGGTCTCGGCGGCCGAAACCGGCGGCGACGCGGCCGCCGTGGAGGCGTTCGCCCCAGACGTCGACGAGAGCGACCTCCGCGTACAACTCACTGAGGTCGAGGAGTCGGATATCGAGGGCGTCCCGCTCGGGGAGGCCCGGGTGGTCGTCTCCGGCGGCCGCGGCACCGACGGGGACTTCTCCGAACTCGAAGCGCTGGTCGAGCGCGTCCCGAACGCCGCGCTCGGCTCCTCGCGCGCGGCGGTCAACGAGGGCTGGCGACCCCACGACGATCAGATCGGCCAGACCGGCGCGAAGATCGCACCCGAGATCTACATCCCCTGCGGGATCAGCGGGGCCGTCCAGCACATGGTCGGCTGTAAGGGAGCGGAGAACATCCTCGCGGTCAACACGGATCCGGAGGCAGCGATCATTCAGAAGGCCGACTACGCGGTGATCGCCGACCTCCACGAGGTCGCGCCCGCGATCGCAGAAGAACTCGAAGCCCGCGGACACGCGGAGTAA
- a CDS encoding electron transfer flavoprotein subunit beta/FixA family protein encodes MEDTPMEILTAIKRVPETGAKVSLTDDKQAIDTTSLGFTFSPHEECAVEEGVQLVEEHGGNVTILTLGAEDATEQLRSAIAMGADNGILLDGGDEEWGPVGTASAIADAVEEGDTNFDLLLFGNESADTANHQIGVRVAEQLDLPCITGIKDLDIADGIATAKRDVPGGSEVYEIDLPAVITVKEGLNEPRYPSMRAKMQARKASVDQQSPAPHEEGLELVELEVPETDDSPAEILGESPEAAEDVVDVLEELEVV; translated from the coding sequence ATGGAGGACACACCAATGGAGATACTCACAGCAATCAAACGCGTCCCGGAAACGGGCGCGAAGGTCTCACTGACCGACGACAAACAAGCGATCGACACGACGTCTTTGGGTTTCACCTTCAGCCCGCACGAGGAGTGCGCGGTCGAGGAAGGCGTCCAGCTCGTCGAGGAACACGGCGGCAACGTCACCATCCTCACGCTCGGCGCGGAGGACGCGACCGAACAGCTCCGCTCGGCCATCGCGATGGGTGCCGACAACGGCATTCTCCTCGATGGAGGAGACGAGGAGTGGGGCCCCGTCGGCACGGCCAGTGCCATCGCCGACGCGGTCGAGGAGGGCGATACCAACTTCGACCTCCTGCTGTTCGGGAACGAGTCGGCCGACACGGCGAACCACCAAATCGGCGTTCGAGTCGCCGAACAGCTCGACCTGCCCTGTATCACCGGGATCAAAGACCTCGACATCGCCGACGGGATCGCGACCGCGAAACGCGACGTCCCCGGCGGCTCGGAGGTCTACGAGATCGACCTCCCCGCGGTCATCACCGTCAAGGAAGGGCTGAACGAGCCGCGATACCCCTCGATGCGCGCGAAGATGCAGGCGCGGAAGGCGTCCGTCGACCAGCAGTCGCCGGCACCGCACGAGGAAGGTCTCGAACTCGTCGAACTCGAAGTTCCGGAGACCGACGACAGCCCCGCCGAGATCCTCGGCGAGAGCCCCGAGGCGGCCGAAGACGTCGTCGACGTCCTCGAAGAGCTGGAGGTGGTCTGA
- the ilvA gene encoding threonine ammonia-lyase has product MTDTESDTGPDALPVQYVDIERARERLDDDTVVKQTPVERSTSLGALVDAEVYLKMEHLQWTGSFKTRGAYNKISQDVENGVEEFVAASAGNHAQGVALAATRCGAQSTIYMPEDAPQAKVDATRSYGATVKLEGKDFQETMSHAQAAVEESDAAFVHAYDDTDIIAGQGTLGTEMYHDNPDVDTVIVPIGGGGLISGISTALKHLSPETRVVGVQATGAETVHESLDKGIPVTLDEVDTIADGIATGGISEATLSIIRANVDEVVTVTDTEIAQAILFLMERAKQVVEGAGAASVAALLSDDLDVSGETVMPLLCGGNLDMTQLQTVVVHALTQRKQRIRLRVRIDDRPGKMQELSGIIADQEANIHDVRHDRSVEDLEVGEAYLVFDVETSGAEHADAIIDAIEAADYSVEDVTRADA; this is encoded by the coding sequence ATGACAGACACAGAATCCGACACTGGACCCGACGCATTGCCCGTGCAGTACGTTGACATCGAACGCGCGCGCGAACGCCTCGACGACGACACCGTCGTCAAGCAGACGCCCGTCGAGCGGAGCACCTCCCTCGGCGCGCTCGTCGACGCGGAGGTGTACCTGAAGATGGAGCACCTCCAGTGGACGGGGTCGTTCAAGACCCGCGGCGCGTACAATAAAATCAGCCAAGACGTCGAAAACGGCGTCGAGGAGTTCGTCGCCGCCAGCGCTGGGAACCACGCCCAAGGTGTCGCGCTCGCGGCGACGCGATGTGGGGCCCAATCGACGATCTATATGCCCGAGGACGCCCCGCAGGCGAAGGTCGACGCGACGCGGAGCTACGGGGCGACGGTGAAGTTGGAAGGCAAAGACTTCCAAGAGACGATGAGCCACGCCCAAGCGGCCGTCGAGGAGAGCGACGCGGCGTTCGTCCACGCCTACGACGACACCGACATCATCGCCGGACAGGGTACGCTCGGAACCGAGATGTACCACGACAACCCCGACGTCGACACGGTGATCGTCCCGATCGGCGGCGGCGGCCTGATCAGCGGAATCTCGACGGCGCTGAAGCACCTCTCGCCGGAGACGCGCGTCGTCGGCGTGCAGGCCACCGGCGCGGAGACGGTGCACGAGAGCCTCGACAAGGGCATTCCGGTCACGCTCGACGAGGTCGACACCATCGCCGACGGGATCGCGACCGGCGGCATCTCGGAGGCGACGCTGTCGATCATCCGAGCGAACGTCGACGAGGTGGTCACCGTCACCGACACCGAGATCGCCCAAGCGATCCTCTTCTTGATGGAGCGCGCCAAGCAGGTTGTCGAAGGCGCGGGCGCGGCGTCGGTCGCGGCGCTTCTGAGTGACGATCTCGACGTCTCCGGCGAGACGGTGATGCCGCTTCTCTGCGGCGGCAACCTCGATATGACGCAGTTACAGACGGTCGTCGTCCACGCGCTGACCCAGCGGAAACAGCGCATCCGCCTGCGCGTCCGCATCGACGACCGCCCGGGGAAGATGCAGGAACTGTCGGGCATCATCGCCGACCAAGAGGCGAACATCCACGACGTGCGCCACGACCGCTCGGTGGAAGACCTCGAAGTCGGCGAGGCGTACCTCGTCTTCGACGTCGAAACGAGCGGGGCCGAGCACGCTGACGCGATCATCGATGCGATCGAGGCGGCCGACTACAGCGTCGAGGACGTGACGCGAGCGGACGCGTAG